From the genome of Sediminibacter sp. Hel_I_10:
ACTCTTTACATGTATCATAAAAAGTTGGATATTCCATTTTTTTCAATTCATTGGAAGCACCCCACAAAGCACCAACAATTGGACGTTTATCGGTTTCTTTTTTTGTCATATACTTGACCATATATGAGGTAGCGTTCTTTATATTTTTTAAAGAATGAACATCAGTTGAATTCGGATTTTTATGTTTGTTTAAATAGCCTAATGGTTCTAATTGATTATTCCAAATACGGTTAATATCCTTATAATCAACCCAACGATCCATTAAAATATGAAAATGAATATTCCCATTTTTTTGGGGTTCAGCTTTCCAAACATAATAATCTACTTGATAGCTTTTCTTCATATTATCCATAAAACGACTTAACGATTTGCGTAATACCCTATCATGGTGAACTTGTTTATCAGGTAATGTAAGAGTTACAAAATTTACAAATCTTTGTTTTTGGATAGACTTCTTTTTATCATAATTAATTGCCACGTAATTAATTAAATTTTCTATTGATTTACGAACCGTTTTAACTTGATTTTTTGATAAAACGCCAATTGGCTTAACATTTATATCATAACGACGCTTCATTTCAACAGTATGAAGATCATGTAAATGGGTTAAATCACTTGTATAAGTATTTATACATTCAACCTCATTAACTGCGTTTAACTCGTCCAATTCAGTTTTTATATAACTTTCTTGATTTTGTCTCAATGATTTTCGACAACCATTACGAACAAAATCTAAATGTGAATTATCCCATAATTGTAATATTGCCCCATTACGTACTTGAAAATATGCGCTTGATGTCATAGTTTTTAAAACAAAAAAATTTGAAAGTGAATTTTTACGGTTATTACTTGGATTCGTTTTTACCGTTACTAATGATAAACCAAGAAAACAAATCAGAGATTTGTTATAGCTCGCCCTTATATATGCGACGTATTGTATCGTAATGGCAAAAGAGTAGATTATCAGCTATATATTGAAAAGCTTGATTATACGTATCGATCTGAATGTTTGAAGGGGGATTGTTGAATAAGTCTGAAACCTTATCCTTTACAAACTTTCGTCTGTTTTGCTTATTATCTGAAGAAATTTTTTTCATAAATTCTCAATCTCATTAAATTCTTTAACTGATGACGCAAGAAGCTTAACATTAATATCAGTATGTAAAACGGAATAACCCCGATATCGGTAACAACGCATAACTTTAATTGATCCAAGGCGTAAACAAATGAAATCCACTAAATCAGGTAAATTCTCATTTGAAACTTTCAATCTTCTATATGTACCGTTCTGTGTAAATGAAACTTTCATAATTGTTGTGTTTTTAGAAATCAGGTTTCCAACCTGAATTAATAGACTTTACCATCTTTGCAATTCGCCATTCGTCAGCATGTTCTATTTTATGAACTTCATGATCTTTATATTCATTTACAGCGAAAATATTATGTGAACCGTGAAAGGAATCTTCCATATAACGGAAAAAATACCTTCTAAAACGGTTAGGAACTTTAATTGAAAATCCTACTGTATTTTTTTGATATTGCATTTTCATAATTCTTGTCTTTTAAGATTAAAATATTTCTCAGCATCGTTGAAATTGTATTTCGAAGTGTACTTAAAAACGAACTTCACGGATAATGTTTTCTCAGTGTAGTACAGAAGATCACGCAATGCGTTTTTAATAGACAAATACTCAATCATTATGAGTATGTCTTTAGATGTATTAGGAATGGTTAAACCGACTTCATTAATAAAATCAGTATTCGTTTGGATCTTCATTTTCTAAGGATTTATAAAATTTATTTTCATCAATAATTCGTTGTTCGAAAAAAACATCATTCCAAAAGTCATAACCCTCATCTGTAGAATACCAATCAAAAGCGTTTTCTAGTTCATCCGATGGATATAAACAGGAATCGGCATCTAAAAATTTAAACCCCGTATAAAGGTCACAAGCACGTTGACCCAAATCCTCACCAAAGGCCATCAAATTTTGTCTAACAGTACTCATATCGATTGTCTATAAAATGAAACATCCCGCATAATTGATTGACTCAATACTTTTGCAGGAAGGGAGATTGATTTTTCTGACCTATTCTTATAAAAATCAGATATACCGCAACAAACATCATATTGCGCTTCTAAAATTTGGAATGATTTTCTGATATATGGCTCACAGCCGAAAACCTCGAATTTCTTAGCATTTAATTGCTGAATGCCTATAATCTTTGAAGGTAAATTGTGAGAATCTTCTAAAGCATCAAGATTGATGGCAAAAGAATTTATAATGAGGTTATTTAAAGAAATTTGAACCTCTAATTTTTGGGATATTGTATCAAGCTTTTTTATGTGATTGATAGCATCCCTTTTTTTATAAAAAGTCCGTGATGTTATTACATCAACGGAATAATGGGGTTTTAAATCTAAATGTGTTGAATGCTTTTTTAAAGCCTCTTTTAAATCATTGAATCTTCTAGTCATGTTGTTTTTTGGTTATAAAAACAACAACGAACAAAAACAATTCCATATAGAAACGTTTTTAAGTTAATCCCCTAGTCCCGAAGGTATTAACAAAAAATACACCTTTAAAAGTGTATTAGTCTTTATATTATGTAAAATAGACCGCTCAGCCACTTTACGAATCTTTGCCCGAAGTTGTTTAGCTATTAATATAAAAATGAACGTTTTCAAATCTACAATAAAAAAATGGTAAATCAAAAAGCAAAATAACAAATACGGTTCAAAACGTCAAATTCCGCTTCGCTCCAAAAATTTGCCTTATTTGCCCTCGTATTCGTATGTAGAGGCTAAAATTTACCAAAGAAAAAAAATCAAAAAAAAGTCAAAAAAAAAAAATTTATTATCACTCTATTGTAAAAGAAAAATGAGGACAAAATTTGCCCCCATTCTCAACCAAAAATTAACGCCATGACACGCAACTTTAAATCATTTCCTCGATGATGTAACCATTAAATTGAATGTTTAAAGACCTTTTTTCACCATTACGTAATGCGACATATAAAGAATCAAAATAAACATCATCATGTTCAATTAATCTACCACTTTGATGTTGAAATCTTAGCACAATAGTATTATCAAAATTATATCGCATTTCCGAGAATAATTCATAATTCCACTCATCGTTAAGAATTAAATTTGAAACCCATCTTATATTTCCATAAAAGAAACGTTTCTTTTTACCAACATCCAAACGTTCACGAAAATAGGCTGATTGCTCATAAGGTTCACCGAATTGTCTTTCAAAAAAACGAATAGGTTGTATAACCTTATAATTTTTATCCTCAATCCTAATAACGGATTTTGTAGGTAAATCCCCCTGATATTGCATTTCTGTTTGACTCATAATCTTAAGATTTCATATTTTTAGTATCAACACTTTTATATTTTTCATATGTACGATAGCCCGCCATCCCGAGCATACCCAATACAATAGTAATTAATTGACCTATTTCTAATTCAGGAGGGCTAACGGTAACACCTGAGGCACTTAGAACGAACTCTAACAAAGGTTGAAGGATAAAATTGTATGCAAGAGCAGAACCACACACCCAACCGATAAAAGGACGCCAACCCGCAACAAAAATAGATTTGTGATTAGCCTCTACTTTGTTTAACTCAACTTGTAACATATCAGATTGTCGCATCTGTTCTGTTAAACGCTCAATAAACTCACGTTGTTTTTGCTTATTACCTTTAAACAAATCCCAAAAATCCGAAGAATCAAGAACCCCGACCAATATTTTTATGATTTCATTCATTGCGTTCTAGTCTTATTAATCTATTATTCAAATCATGCATCATTTTTGAATTATCCCTGATATCACGACTATTAAATTTTGAAGCCTCTATTATCGGAGCAGTCTTATCGATATACATTTTTTCAGTAAATCTAGGCTCAGATAAGTATTCTCTTATTTCCTTACGATTTGCATCGTCGTACTGTTTTGAAATTAAAAGCATTTGTACTTGCTGCTCTAGCAATTTTTGACCGTTAAAAACACCTATTATCAAAAAAAGCATCAAAGCTTGTACAACTTTTATAAATCCATCGATATACGGACGGTATTTTTCGTTAAACGGACTATTATTTTCAGTAGTTTGGGGCATCTAAAAAACAATTTAAATTATGGGTAATACAGAAATAGCAGTAGGACTAACAATACTAGTAATTGTATTAATAATATTTTTTTCGGGCTTTATTATCGGAAGAGCTACCAAGAAAAGGTAAAAGCGTATAAATATATTCCATATCTGATGGAGATAATTCAGATAACATCATATCCATCAAGGATATTTCATCACCTATAAATGAATCTTGTGATCCAGTTCCATAGGTTTCTGAATAATTACGCAAACCAAATTTATTGGAAACTTTGTAAAAATCGGATTTACTAAGACCTTGTAAAGTCTGAAAAATAACATCTTCATCAGTTCCAAATCCTTTCATCGCATTATAAAGAACATCAGCCTTTTGTTGTGCTTGCAAGTCAGTTAAAGAACTACCAACTGAATTAGCTGTATCTGACAACTTTTTAAAAAAAGCTGAAATTTCATCTTTTAAAAAGTAATAAACCACTATAATCAATATGATAGGCAAAGCGTATTTTGACACCTTATCAAGTAAATTAGTGGTTTTACCCAAACCTTTTGAAGCTAATTTATAAACCATTATTAAAGCGAATTAAACCAAATTTTATTATACCAAGACGTTCTATAATTTTTAATCCCTTGCATTCTAAAAGACTCAGATGCATGGTTACGAATAAAAGCGTATAAATCATAATCAAAAGAAAACTTTAAACCGTAATACTGTGAAAGTCTTTGTAAATTCCAATCATTCCAACCTGACACAAAATCCTGAAAACCTGAAACATCGTCGTTTTTTATAAAAAACATAAATTTTTGCAGATGTTCATCCAAATCATTCACCCAATGCGAAGGAGTCAATTCTTTAGGTGTTGCAAAAATCCAGTTTCTAAAAAAAGAAACCTTATACACCAATAAACAAAAAAGAAGAACTAAAAACCCCATTATATTTGATATAAATTTCATATGCCCGTTAGAGTTATTGCAGTTTGTTCGGCTTCGCATTTTGTTTTACAAATATTATGAATCTGATTTCCAAAAGGCAAATTTGGTAGAATTTGCTTACATTTAATCATACATTCAACCATGTTAAACTGATTATCTGTTATTTCATCAATTGTACCAATAAAACCACCACTAGCACCGCCAGTAGAATCCACAACATCAACATTCGCATCAGCACTACTTTTTTTCGTCCTGTTTTTAAAAAAAACAACTATAATCAAAATAGGGATGAGAAGTAACAACCCTATTTTAAGATAATTATTTTTAGTTTTATTCTTTTTTAAAGCCATTTAAATACGTTTTAAATTAACCATCGAAACTGGTTGTACAAACTTTGAAGATACACTCTTAATTGTACCTTTTGGGTTAACGTGAGCTAATAAACCGCCTTTTGGATCATCACATTCACACGGTTTATTTGGAGTTATTTTTTTTGTAAACCACCCACCAACAAAGGCAAGACCACCAATTAATAAAATTAAACCAAATTTTAGCGGATTTGTAGATTTTGAAGCCATAACAATAATTTTAAATTTTTAAATAATTTTCAGGATTAACAAGTTTATTTTTTTTATAAAATTCAATATGAATATGGTTTTGCATCCCTGAATTATAACCATATTTTAATTCAATATCTTGAGCAGTACATAATTTCTGACCTTTTAAAATAGTTGCACCGACACTAAACATTGGATAAACATACATTAACTTAACTCTAAAATCAGACCATTCACCCAAACCAACAATTTCAACAAGATCATAATTTGAATCATTCGCATAAGGTTTACCGAATCGATTAATTTTACAATCAAAAGGAGCGTAAATATCGTCGTTATGCGACTTTATCAGATCAACCCCATTATGCTTGTAATTGCCCCGCTTAGCGCCAAAATGACCGCATCCCATAGGATCACATTCACGCATTTTTTCATAATTACCACCAAAAGAAACTTTTTTCTTAGAAGTCATTAGATACAGAATTATAGTTATCGGAATCAGTAGAAAATAATGCATTTGACAAATTTTTAAGCAGGTCAAACAACGTATAAACGGAAGCTATTAAACCTATAACAGTAATTAAATTATTCGCTAACTTGTTCATCTTGTTTTAGATTTTCAGTCTCATTTTTTTCAACTTCATCAAAAGCAACTTTAAACTTTGAATCAGTTGTTTTAACAGATTGAGTTTTAGTAAACATGATTTCGTCAATATCTGTTTTTAATTCAGCAAAGCGAAAAGAAACAGCCTGAGCAACACGACCCCATTTACCAACATTTTCAAGAAAAGAAAACAAATTTGACGTATTCCCGACCACTTTTTTAATACTTGGTATTTTCATTTTCATAATTAATTATAATCTTTTGAAATGTGTTTTCCGCAATAACCACCATTTGAAGCTTTTGGATTAATAACCCAATTCCATTCTTTGATATAAACCTTTTGATTTGCTAAATCCAACATACCACCTACAATAACATTTTGTTTCATAGCTGCACTTTGGATAACCGTAACTGGCAACCAATGGTGACCAGTTTCTGTAGCAGTTATTTTTACCTCACGATCTTTAGGAAAAATAACCTTATAACTATGCATTACACCATCGGCAACTTTCCAAGCAGTTATAAATCCTTTCCTGATACCTTCATCAGATGATTTATCAAACTTAGTTTGAATTTTAGCACCACTTTTCGCGGTATTAGTCGAACTTTTTTTACTGTACGTTTTAGCCATGATATTACTTTTTAATTACTTTACTTTTGAACCACCTAAAAATGTTGTACCAACACTCACAGCGATTATACCCAATACCGCAACTATTGCGATAACTCTTTTAATTTGTACGGATTTACTGATGTCAGCAAATAACCATGTTTTAATATTATCCATCGATTCTGAAAATTTTATCGGTTAAAGGTTTGTTTGATTTATAATTTTGATAAATGTTATATAACGGAAGTGAAAAAGCTAGTAAACCCATACCAGCATAATTTAAAACTTTGGTTGATTTCTTTTGTAGTGAATAAACTGGATAACTTACTGGTGTATTTTCAGACAAGTGTGATTAAAACCTTGAAAATCCCATTCTGATTTTGGCTTAGTTTTCAATGTATAGGTTAAAATATACCTTGATTGAAGTTTACTAACAAAATCATTAAAATATGGTTTCAAATTATCCAAAAAAGTAACATAGTTTTTTAAAGCCTTTTTTGAACATGATTTCCAATTAGCTGACGTTTG
Proteins encoded in this window:
- a CDS encoding 3TM-type holin — translated: MNEIIKILVGVLDSSDFWDLFKGNKQKQREFIERLTEQMRQSDMLQVELNKVEANHKSIFVAGWRPFIGWVCGSALAYNFILQPLLEFVLSASGVTVSPPELEIGQLITIVLGMLGMAGYRTYEKYKSVDTKNMKS